The Pieris brassicae chromosome 6, ilPieBrab1.1, whole genome shotgun sequence genome window below encodes:
- the LOC123711491 gene encoding meiosis-specific coiled-coil domain-containing protein MEIOC-like isoform X2 has product MAFSDLCHISNAFKNVENEADLSDRIMEENSMVRDLITKILDEPGPTETSCSTQIPDKTLSSIHPSLNQYAKNDANYLSPSYSQSFQNTPYFNQNENGLYMQNGFNSFNNFPENDINFLNIEPVADDTVSPEQLNLLRLAAQEIGGAQFTNQTKYDDKFYNFFEPNQRNSLPQTNMFNFPQRPSSLNLDMNYSNFDYPQRFPNKVDNTYVKDSQETTDLLSYLHQLNISLDRNREENPMNYKMPDSSINGHFEDFKLDERKPPFFNRNFPPKFNGEFYNDMTNQMPERVQNFDFNQPPPNFKPNGFQNDFMRRDMNQGPREGFNMEPRTNFENGANRDQIRQQEIARQMNLLMRSRPPPNQLNVDVSFLHENTPFNLGALLGPSPPVPPPVMPSPMMDLPLLAPFYAMRNMRGAVTSSSILHARLDACYEQWKQLERERKRTEAKLALAYPGRAVSSSNSIPVPRLPPCPSRVDRLTVDMLREHTKVLTLMGKMETLRASVCVAYNKKSNKHEDGKITVLKRGQGNVPDDKGLDPATYDPSTWKEDAKNLAEIAPHTEIESAMLAWRNAVAGVQAARRRELAPHRYMDGPIVALAEAVKQLCVCARRARAAMWCDLTLTVALAPHPNQQIEHSPQFSNQQSPKRIQSESPTSNSNKATSDNKEEKSSTETPKERDTEKQKQNDKERRRTQNYRHKVNQRNDFYQKNQRYDNRFMRPYHYLATGPIN; this is encoded by the exons atggcCTTCAGTGATTTGTGCCACATAAGTAACGCGTTTAAAAACGTTGAAAATGAAGCAGATCTG TCAGACAGAATTATGGAAGAAAACTCGATGGTACGGGATCTCATCACTAAGATTCTGGATGAGCCAGGACCAACTGAGACAAGCTG cTCTACACAAATACCGGATAAGACACTAAGCAGTATACATCCCAGCCTAAACCAATACGCCAAAAACGATGCTAATTACCTATCACCGTCGTACTCTCAATCGTTTCAAAACACCCCATACTTTAATCAGAACGAGAATGGCCTTTACATGCAAAATGGCTTTAACAGCTTCAATAATTTCCCAgaaaatgatattaattttcttaacattgAACCAGTCGCCGATGACACAGTTTCACCAGAACAACTGAATTTACTCCGTTTGGCGGCCCAAGAAATTGGTGGCGCACAGTTCACGAATCAAACTAAATATGACgataaattctataatttcTTCGAGCCGAACCAAAGAAACTCCCTTCCTCAGACAAATATGTTCAACTTCCCTCAGAGACCGAGCAGCCTGAATCTCGATAtgaattattcgaattttgaCTATCCCCAAAGATTCCCAAATAAGGTTGATAACACCTACGTGAAGGATAGCCAGGAGACCACCGATCTCCTGTCTTACTTGCACCAGTTGAATATATCCCTTGATCGGAACAGAGAGGAGAATCCTATGAACTATAAAATGCCGGATTCATCAATCAACGGGCACTTCGAAGACTTTAAATTGGACGAGAGGAAGCCGCCATTTTTCAACAGAAATTTCCCACCGAAGTTCAACGGAGAGTTTTATAACGACATGACCAATCAAATGCCAGAGAGAGTTCAGAACTTTGATTTCAACCAGCCGCCACCGAATTTTAAGCCGAATGGCTTTCAGAATGATTTCATGCGACGGGACATGAACCAGGGACCCAGAGAGGGGTTTAATATGGAGCCGAGGACGAACTTTGAGAATGGGGCTAATAGGGATCAAATACGTCAGCAGGAAATCGCGAGGCAAATGAATTTGCTCATGAGGAGTCGACCACCGCCTAATCAATTGAATGTTGACGTCTCGTTTTTGCATGAGAATACACCGTTTAATCTTG GTGCCCTTCTAGGACCCAGTCCGCCTGTCCCTCCGCCTGTGATGCCATCACCTATGATGGACTTGCCCCTCCTAGCGCCCTTCTACGCTATGCGGAATATgag agGTGCGGTGACGTCATCAAGTATCCTCCACGCGCGTTTAGACGCCTGCTATGAGCAATGGAAGCAGTTGGAAAGGGAGAGGAAGCGCACGGAGGCAAAATTGGCCCTGGCCTACCCTGGGAGGGCTGTTTCGTCTTCCAATTCAATTCCCGTACCGAGGCTGCCGCCGTGTCCATCGAGAGTAGACCGATTGACGGTCGATATGCTGAGGGAGCATACTAAG GTATTAACATTAATGGGAAAGATGGAGACGTTAAGGGCGAGTGTGTGCGTGgcgtataataaaaaatctaataaacacGAGGACGGTAAAATTACGGTTTTAAAACGCGGCCAGGGGAATGTTCCTGATGATAAAGGATTGGATCCGGCTACATACGACCCCAGTACCTGGAAGGAGGATGCTAAGAACTTGGCTGaaat CGCCCCTCACACGGAGATTGAGAGCGCGATGCTAGCCTGGCGTAACGCAGTGGCCGGAGTTCAAGCCGCGAGGAGGAGGGAATTGGCCCCGCACAGATATATGGATGGAC cGATAGTGGCGCTAGCGGAGGCAGTGAAGCAACTGTGTGTGTGCGCCCGCAGAGCGAGAGCGGCAATGTGGTGCGATCTCACTCTCACAGTTGCGCTTGCCCCGCATCCCAATCAACAG ATCGAGCATTCTCCACAGTTTTCGAACCAGCAGTCGCCCAAACGCATACAGTCCGAGTCACCGACCAGTAACTCAAACAAGGCAACCTCTGATAATAAAGAg
- the LOC123711491 gene encoding meiosis-specific coiled-coil domain-containing protein MEIOC-like isoform X1 — protein MAFSDLCHISNAFKNVENEADLSDRIMEENSMVRDLITKILDEPGPTETSCSTQIPDKTLSSIHPSLNQYAKNDANYLSPSYSQSFQNTPYFNQNENGLYMQNGFNSFNNFPENDINFLNIEPVADDTVSPEQLNLLRLAAQEIGGAQFTNQTKYDDKFYNFFEPNQRNSLPQTNMFNFPQRPSSLNLDMNYSNFDYPQRFPNKVDNTYVKDSQETTDLLSYLHQLNISLDRNREENPMNYKMPDSSINGHFEDFKLDERKPPFFNRNFPPKFNGEFYNDMTNQMPERVQNFDFNQPPPNFKPNGFQNDFMRRDMNQGPREGFNMEPRTNFENGANRDQIRQQEIARQMNLLMRSRPPPNQLNVDVSFLHENTPFNLGIGALLGPSPPVPPPVMPSPMMDLPLLAPFYAMRNMRGAVTSSSILHARLDACYEQWKQLERERKRTEAKLALAYPGRAVSSSNSIPVPRLPPCPSRVDRLTVDMLREHTKVLTLMGKMETLRASVCVAYNKKSNKHEDGKITVLKRGQGNVPDDKGLDPATYDPSTWKEDAKNLAEIAPHTEIESAMLAWRNAVAGVQAARRRELAPHRYMDGPIVALAEAVKQLCVCARRARAAMWCDLTLTVALAPHPNQQIEHSPQFSNQQSPKRIQSESPTSNSNKATSDNKEEKSSTETPKERDTEKQKQNDKERRRTQNYRHKVNQRNDFYQKNQRYDNRFMRPYHYLATGPIN, from the exons atggcCTTCAGTGATTTGTGCCACATAAGTAACGCGTTTAAAAACGTTGAAAATGAAGCAGATCTG TCAGACAGAATTATGGAAGAAAACTCGATGGTACGGGATCTCATCACTAAGATTCTGGATGAGCCAGGACCAACTGAGACAAGCTG cTCTACACAAATACCGGATAAGACACTAAGCAGTATACATCCCAGCCTAAACCAATACGCCAAAAACGATGCTAATTACCTATCACCGTCGTACTCTCAATCGTTTCAAAACACCCCATACTTTAATCAGAACGAGAATGGCCTTTACATGCAAAATGGCTTTAACAGCTTCAATAATTTCCCAgaaaatgatattaattttcttaacattgAACCAGTCGCCGATGACACAGTTTCACCAGAACAACTGAATTTACTCCGTTTGGCGGCCCAAGAAATTGGTGGCGCACAGTTCACGAATCAAACTAAATATGACgataaattctataatttcTTCGAGCCGAACCAAAGAAACTCCCTTCCTCAGACAAATATGTTCAACTTCCCTCAGAGACCGAGCAGCCTGAATCTCGATAtgaattattcgaattttgaCTATCCCCAAAGATTCCCAAATAAGGTTGATAACACCTACGTGAAGGATAGCCAGGAGACCACCGATCTCCTGTCTTACTTGCACCAGTTGAATATATCCCTTGATCGGAACAGAGAGGAGAATCCTATGAACTATAAAATGCCGGATTCATCAATCAACGGGCACTTCGAAGACTTTAAATTGGACGAGAGGAAGCCGCCATTTTTCAACAGAAATTTCCCACCGAAGTTCAACGGAGAGTTTTATAACGACATGACCAATCAAATGCCAGAGAGAGTTCAGAACTTTGATTTCAACCAGCCGCCACCGAATTTTAAGCCGAATGGCTTTCAGAATGATTTCATGCGACGGGACATGAACCAGGGACCCAGAGAGGGGTTTAATATGGAGCCGAGGACGAACTTTGAGAATGGGGCTAATAGGGATCAAATACGTCAGCAGGAAATCGCGAGGCAAATGAATTTGCTCATGAGGAGTCGACCACCGCCTAATCAATTGAATGTTGACGTCTCGTTTTTGCATGAGAATACACCGTTTAATCTTG GTATAGGTGCCCTTCTAGGACCCAGTCCGCCTGTCCCTCCGCCTGTGATGCCATCACCTATGATGGACTTGCCCCTCCTAGCGCCCTTCTACGCTATGCGGAATATgag agGTGCGGTGACGTCATCAAGTATCCTCCACGCGCGTTTAGACGCCTGCTATGAGCAATGGAAGCAGTTGGAAAGGGAGAGGAAGCGCACGGAGGCAAAATTGGCCCTGGCCTACCCTGGGAGGGCTGTTTCGTCTTCCAATTCAATTCCCGTACCGAGGCTGCCGCCGTGTCCATCGAGAGTAGACCGATTGACGGTCGATATGCTGAGGGAGCATACTAAG GTATTAACATTAATGGGAAAGATGGAGACGTTAAGGGCGAGTGTGTGCGTGgcgtataataaaaaatctaataaacacGAGGACGGTAAAATTACGGTTTTAAAACGCGGCCAGGGGAATGTTCCTGATGATAAAGGATTGGATCCGGCTACATACGACCCCAGTACCTGGAAGGAGGATGCTAAGAACTTGGCTGaaat CGCCCCTCACACGGAGATTGAGAGCGCGATGCTAGCCTGGCGTAACGCAGTGGCCGGAGTTCAAGCCGCGAGGAGGAGGGAATTGGCCCCGCACAGATATATGGATGGAC cGATAGTGGCGCTAGCGGAGGCAGTGAAGCAACTGTGTGTGTGCGCCCGCAGAGCGAGAGCGGCAATGTGGTGCGATCTCACTCTCACAGTTGCGCTTGCCCCGCATCCCAATCAACAG ATCGAGCATTCTCCACAGTTTTCGAACCAGCAGTCGCCCAAACGCATACAGTCCGAGTCACCGACCAGTAACTCAAACAAGGCAACCTCTGATAATAAAGAg